The Bradysia coprophila strain Holo2 chromosome IV unlocalized genomic scaffold, BU_Bcop_v1 contig_84, whole genome shotgun sequence genome window below encodes:
- the LOC119072662 gene encoding ubiquitin-protein ligase E3C, whose product MFDFDGSYRRIPIQSFGGSSQNSDLNRETLIKKSQQERQKRAEVRKQNNGATVIQSYARSFILRQRIKQEQRQIFDDFMSQQIQNKDQLEFLLKRILFFYYYKNQRDGERLIFLSQFLIKNPNLLLTNAIAESLWLYRTKKLLFLCTQQICVQSLPPSIPFRMLEIFTSEEQLSKHLNDKAVVGGFLESVFTYLVRRNYFKLVRQMIDEKVPPLYEPIVSPPNALSETLYQMIMQPLKLVNSLNGCSKQIILSFIESVMSAEFSDPIKYFVIPSLANNPTFPFIFLIKYLAETIECVDMDDMTDTSSTQQSNVSMTTSYLLNALLKLDRLHQDKLNSVEHLTNYIKIIASMSSTINRLPRRTGPAVFKNDDSSDSDSDDNSTQIMDSVSVQEIEILLDVLAMLNDPSRSRLIIENIEEFFLNEPPILHCICKIAHHIMMYHQIGAFDNRFLSMLTFKPKFIRRLWYMLTSQSSQLGFSSPLNLLSRGIHIPQKDIDSVIPILATFCTIFGRLISTLHDGEFCQDALPGTVSKIMPFTLAEIIPVSTTLKDISLGLVDLAFPETRSTFHENYRAILKLNPSQADDQFNKTMWPHLLKVCVSLLRQLHTRDLRRGFCPDNHWTVQSLNLPLDKDLHLSRGRRGPRPFQPIKDFTKEDFESGGPPLSTKQIRSITILREIPFVVPFNARVGILQGLLSADKLRAQGDSQAFLQGPAIYLTVRRSHIYEDAYDKLRTENEPDVRPRFRVQMINNIGLEEVGIDGGGVFREFLSELIKTAFDPNRGFFMITTDNKLYPNPSVAKIVENFQKHYYFIGRMLGKAIYENLLVELPLAEFFLSKLAGKHSDVDVHQLASLDPELHRNLMSLKAYDGDVADLGLDFTVVSNELGETEVVELKPNGADITVNSSNRMEYIRLMADYKLNRQIKQQCAAFRRGLANVVTVEWLYMFSNKEFQVLISGAEIPVDIDDLRKYTRYGGDYDPEHKTIKLFWDVVEHFDDIQKRQLLKFVTSCSRPPLLGFKDLDPPFCIQNSGDTDRLPSASTCMNLLKLPAFNSSEILKEKLLYAIQSGSGFELS is encoded by the exons ATGTTCGATTTCGATGGGAGTTATCGTCGAATTCCCATCCAAAGTTTTGGTGGTTCGTCTCAAAATAGTGATCTAAATCGCGAAACATTGATTAAGAAATCGCAACAAGAACGTCAGAAACGAGCTGAGGTTCGGAAACAAAACAATGGTGCCACTGTTATACAGTCGTACGCACGTAGTTTCATATTGCGTCAACGAATCAAACAGGAGCagcgacaaattttcgatgattttatGTCACAGCAAATCCAGAACAAGGATCAGttggaatttttgttgaaacgcATTTTGTTCTTCTACTATTACAAAAACCAGCGAGATGGTGAAAGACTG aTATTCCTAAGTCAATTTCTCATTAAAAATCCAAACCTCTTGCTTACCAATGCAATCGCTGAATCATTATGGCTATATCGTACAAAGAAACTGTTGTTTCTGTGTACGCAACAAATTTGCGTGCAAAGTCTTCCTCCT TCGATTCCGTTTAGGATGCTGGAAATATTTACGTCAGAGGAGCAACTCTCAAAACATTTGAATGACAAAGCCGTCGTCGGTGGCTTCTTAGAGAGTGTTTTCACCTATCTGGTGAGACGGAACTACTTCAAGCTGGTTCGACAAATGATCGATGAGAAAGTTCCACCGCTTTACGAGCCCATTGTATCACCGCCGAACGCTTTATCAGAGACGCTGTACCAAATGATCATGCAACCATTGAAATTGGTCAATTCTCTCAACGGGTGCAGTAAACAGATCATACTGTCGTTTATCGAATCCGTCATGTCAGCCGAATTCAGCGATccaatcaaatattttgtcattccGTCGCTGGCCAATAATCCGACATTCCCGTTTATATTTCTGATCAAATATCTTGCTGAAACCATCGAATGTGTCGACATGGATGACATGACCGACACATCGAGCACACAGCAAAGCAACGTGTCGATGACAACAAGTTACCTGCTGAATGCTCTACTGAAACTTGATCGATTGCATCAGGACAAATTGAACAGTGTTGAACACCTGACCAATTACATCAAAATCATTGCATCGATGTCGTCAACGATCAATCGGTTGCCCCGTCGAACTGGGCCTgccgttttcaaaaatgacgATTCAAGTGACTCGGATTCGGATGACAATAGCACCCAGATTATGGACTCGGTGTCGGTGCaggaaatcgaaattttactGGACGTTCTGGCGATGCTGAACGATCCGAGTCGTTCGCGTCTGatcatcgaaaatatcgaAGAGTTTTTCCTGAACGAACCACCGATTTTGCACTGCATATGCAAAATTGCTCATCATATCATGATGTATCATCAGATTGGTGCCTTTGATAATAG GTTCTTATCAATGCTTACGtttaaaccaaaatttattcGGAGATTGTGGTACATGCTGACGTCGCAATCGAGTCAATTAGGATTCTCTTCACCATTAAATCTCCTGTCAAGGGGAATTCACATTC CCCAAAAAGACATCGACTCCGTTATACCGATCCTAGCCACCTTTTGTACGATCTTCGGCCGTCTAATATCCACACTACACGATGGCGAATTCTGCCAGGACGCTCTCCCGGGAACTGTTAGCAAAATTATGCCGTTCACATTAGCCGAAATAATCCCCGTGAGTACAACGTTGAAAGACATTTCCCTTGGACTAGTGGATTTGGCATTTCCTGAGACCCGATCCACCTTTCACGAAAACTACCGTGCAATTCTGAAGCTAAACCCTAGTCAAGCGGACGATCAATTCAACAAAACCATGTGGCCACATTTGCTGAAG GTTTGTGTATCGTTGCTGAGACAGCTGCACACTCGTGATTTGAGGCGAGGATTTTGTCCGGACAATCATTGGACTGTGCAAAGTTTGAATCTACCGTTAGATAAAGATTTACATTTATCGCGGGGACGACGTGGACCCAGACCGTTTCAACCGATCAAAGATTTCACAAAAGAAGACTTTG AAAGTGGCGGTCCACCATTGTCTACCAAGCAGATCCGTTCGATAACAATTTTGCGGGAAATACCATTTGTCGTTCCCTTCAACGCTAGGGTTGGCATCCTTCAGGGATTACTGTCCGCCGACAAATTAAG AGCGCAAGGTGACTCGCAGGCATTCCTTCAAGGACCAGCTATTTACTTAACGGTACGACGATCACACATCTACGAAGACGCTTACGACAAATTAAGAACGGAAAACG AGCCGGATGTTAGACCCCGTTTTCGCGTTCAAATGATCAACAACATTGGACTGGAAGAGGTGGGCATCGATGGTGGCGGTgtttttagggaatttttgtcGGAACTGATAAAAACGGCATTCGATCCAAACAGAGGCTTCTTTAT GATCACAACCGACAATAAATTGTATCCCAATCCAAGCGTTGCCAAAATTGTGGAAAACTTTCAGAAGCATTACTACTTCATTGGACGCATGCTCGGGAAAGCAATCTACGAAAATCTATTGGTAGAATTACCGCTGGCCGAATTTTTCCTATCAAAATTGGCCGGAAAGCATTCAGACGTTGACGTCCATCAATTAGCCTCTCTAGATCCTGAATTGCATCGAAATTTAATGTCGCTGAAAGCATACGATGGCGACGTAGCTGATCTGGGATTAGACTTTACGGTCGTTTCGAATGAACTGGGCGAAACGGAAGTGGTTGAATTGAAACCGAATGGTGCAGACATCACGGTGAATTCATCGAATCGAATGGAATACATTCGCCTGATGGCCGACTACAAATTGAATCGACAGATCAAACAACAATGTGCAGCCTTCCGGCGGGGATTGGCCAATGTGGTGACTGTCGAATGGCTGTACATGTTCAGTAACAAGGAGTTTCAGGTGCTAATTTCTGGCGCAGAAATTCCGGTTGATATCGACGATCTGAGAAAATATACGAGATATGGTGGTGACTATGATCCGGAACATAAGACAATTAAGCTGTTTTGGGATGTTGTGGAGCATTTTGATGACATTCAAAAGCGTCAATTGTTGAAATTCGTTACGTCGTGTTCGAGGCCACCGTTGCTAGGATTCAAG GATCTGGATCCACCTTTTTGCATTCAAAATTCCGGCGACACTGATCGACTGCCCTCGGCATCAACGTGTATGAATCTATTGAAGCTACCAGCGTTCAACTCTTCGGAAATACTTAAAGAGAAGCTATTGTACGCCATACAGAGTGGTTCTGGATTCGAATTGAGTTAG
- the LOC119072664 gene encoding uncharacterized protein LOC119072664 yields the protein MFKLCPAITILLLPLVHSLGVETPEPEASLKPRHFNPHPYQYERNTLQNIDYQPSESNTLRNPSPTNGIYSQGPVQFPSNDDDYNDNNLQNLPHPYERLALKSRATVRPSARRLDYDDLSSSVSKKHYAFSYTVRDASSGDDFSHTQKQEDGAVKGSYKVQLPDGRTQVVKYTADNNGYNAQVTYLEGQVQGDYAVQSTQSPTLAPALASAQPIYNYYKTLQDHQLQNNHGNYRDDDYSDNRIYNHYNVYPTTTPTPYYAHSEATPLGHYRNHIQNVDIKTYNTAPHHSAERDATVNRVLIFPTTPAPYTDVNVLPTPRTLVYSTSSPYRSVVSQKSTNVLPGYRYYVDYDYNADGQASSSKNSYTNSNTALYYKAKK from the exons CTTTGCCCTGCAATCACAATCCTACTACTTCCACTCGTCCACTCACTTGGTGTCGAAACACCGGAACCGGAAGCATCACTTAAACCGAGACATTTCAACCCTCACCCGTACCAATATGAAAGGAACACTTTGCAAAACATAGACTACCAGCCATCCGAGTCGAATACATTGCGAAATCCGTCACCGACAAATGGCATTTACAG TCAGGGACCAGTACAATTTCCATCAAATGATGATGATTACAATGACAATAATTTGCAAAATCTGCCACATCCGTACGAACGATTAGCGTTAAAGTCACGAGCAACAGTTCGACCGAGTGCCAGACGCTTGGACTAC GACGACTTATCGTCATCGGTTTCGAAGAAACATTATGCCTTCTCATATACGGTGCGAGATGCATCATCGGGCGATGATTtttctcacacacaaaaacagGAAGACGGTGCTGTGAAAGGAAGCTATAAAGTCCAGTTGCCCGATGGACGAACCCAAGTTGTTAA ATATACCGCCGACAATAATGGTTACAATGCTCAAGTTACTTATTTGGAAGGACAAGTTCAAGGCGATTATGCAGTGCAATCAACTCAGTCTCCAACTCTGGCTCCTGCTCTAGCGTCAGCCCAACCGATTTACAACTACTACAAGACGCTCCAGGACCATCAATTGCAAAATAACCATGGAAATTATAGAGATGATGACTATTCTGACAATAGAATCTACAATCATTACAATGTCTATCCAACGACCACACCTACTCCCTATTATGCACACTCTGAAGCTACCCCACTTGGACATTATCGGAACCACATTCAAAATGTCGATATAAAAACATACAACACAGCACCACATCATTCAGCTGAAAGAGATGCTACAGTCAATAGGGTCCTCATTTTTCCGACTACGCCGGCACCTTATACCGACGTAAATGTACTACCAACTCCAAGAACTCTTGTCTACTCAACTAGTTCACCATATCGGAGTGTTGTTAgtcaaaaatcaacaaatgtGTTGCCCGGTTATCGCTACTACGTTGACTATGACTATAATGCTGATGGGCAAGCAAGTTCATCTAAAAATTCGTACACCAATTCGAATACCGCATTGTACTATAAagcaaagaaataa